The region TTTCCCCCTTATTCAGAAGAGCATAATGTCTGCAGTCATGGGGACTTGTTTTGATTAGAGAGGTGGCCAGTGGCTTCAGCGTGGTTCATGGGAAAATGCACATGCTCCCCTCAGGCTCATGGCATTTCAGATTCGACATCACACCTTTGTTATACTGGTCCCTGGTGTCCCTTTGTGAGCCTCGATATGGCTCCGCTCAGCGCTGGTATGTGGCACGCCGCTCCCAGATGCCCCTCTTAAAAAACGCCCAGTCAAGGGAAGTGGAGCGGAGGGCCTGGGAGTGCGGTCAGCAGTAAATTAGAGGGGCTGCCTTGGACCTGACGCAATCTCCATGTCCTGAACCATAGCAGGTCATTAATGAAGCCAGACGGGGGGCTTGCATGCGTGGGAAGCCTGTCGACATTTAGCTGCTGCAGTGGAAAGCTTTTCAAGAGAAACAGAGGTCCTTGTCAGGGCAGCTTTGTGCTATCAAAATATTTTAGAATTGGATATCCATTACTCTGCTGGCAAAGAACAACACTGGGAAAAAAGGGTCTGCCTTCATCACAATTTACGGAGTTCCTAAACTGACAAAAAACAGTATTATAACAGAATACATACTGTAAATGGagagtaaatatatatatataaagctaAAAAAGAAACGGTTATTTTCTTACTCTGATTTGTAGCGAGATAACTTACGACTACAGTTGTGAGTAGCTTGTTGGCTGAAATGATTCGTTTCTGTTACAAGTAGGGTCGAGCAATATAGTGATATATAACTGCACTCGTTACAGCCATGTATTTAATCAATTGGATGTCACATTGCGTTCTACCACAGGACAACACAGACTCGGGCAGGacattttggtaatattgcacAGCCCTGGATCTAAAGGTTTATACAGCAGAGTGAAGCATATGGCTCCTCCAACAATACATGTTTACTTAAGTGAGTTTAATGAGTTCTTGTTAAGAGACTAGCTGGAAAGATTCATTGTATTTAGGTTTTCCAGGTAAGCTAGCCTTATATAGCTCTCTTGTTGCTCAAAGGAAACATAGAAATGGGATATGTAGCATGAAAATAGGAAGTTGATCAATGATTCAATTTCCAAGATGAACAAAAAATGGGAACTAAGAGCTAAGATACGTAGTCCTCTTgctcaaatgaaaaatatggaaatgtagcatgaaaataagaaattgaTCATTGCTAAAACGTCCATGTAGACAATAGACTAGAAACCCCAAAAGGAGGTAGTGaaaggtaaatgaaaaaagttaaGTTTCATTTGTTCACTGAATATTTGTACTTACTTCCCTTACTTTTACCAACTGACTAggagtaaaaagaaaactgtaaagATTCATGTACATTTTTGACATGATTTTTTAGTTTGTCAGTCTCGGGGCACCACACACTGGCAGCCTAGCGGTGCTGCCAAGTAGCAGCAGTAGTTTTGCTATCAGCAGATTTTCATTATCTCTTCCTATCTCACTGAGCCTGTTTATAAACAGCCCTTGAAGTCAGATGTAAAGTGAATTCTGTGTGACCTTCACGCCAGACAGAGCAGCACAAAATGGAAGCAGGAATTCCCCAAAAGTCTTCCTATTTCATGGATAAGTagcagacttgttttttttttgttctcacagAAGAGTGACCGAGGTCTAAATTTAGACGGTTCCAGACCAGCGAACCTTTGGAATCTTTAAAAATCTGCAGAAAGCAATCTGTCCAAAACACAGTGAGGTTACTTTACAACTAACAGTATTCAGAAAAGGGAAAGCAACGCGATCTCTCCCTGAAGTCCACAGAATAAACTGCAAATGTCACGCATTTCTCTCAACATCTGTCAAAATTAAATACATCCCTGTCTGCATTTTAAAGATAGATGTTTTCTCCCTGTTTTAACTCTCAATAGATGGTTCCACAGTGCAACCGCACAACCATTTGCAGCTGGACCTATTTCTGAGCTGATGTTGACAGAACCAGAGCCCAAAGCAAGCCAGGCTACCTGACCACACTCCAACTGGCCCGGCCGCCTCCAGGAACACAACTGCATAGTGTTCTCCAcaatttatgtttgtttaattcAGCCAGCTATGCAGAACAACAAGCTACAAAGAGTGGGACAGAGCTTGGCCTGCACACGATAAACAGAGATAATATTTGAGGGAACTATTTGGTGCTGCAGGCTTCAACTTTCCAGCTCCAGTAATTACATGGTTTGAAGATCTTGGAATAACCTTTCAGAGCTATTTTTCAGGTCCGTACTTTGGACTGAACTGTCAGGGACTTTTGCATAAATCTGAGAGTTAAGTTCAGCCTCTCGGTCGGATTAAAGCCAGTTATTTCTTGGTCCATAAGCCATTTACCTCTTGTGACCATGAATCTTCAGGAAAAGCTGTCGGGCCTAAAAGGTCTGGTCTCACACTCCCACAGCAAGCGCCGCTTCAAAAGTGACCTCACAGTGGAAATGATCAGCCCTCCTCTGGGCGACTTCCGCCACACCATGCACGTGGGCCGTGGCGGCGACGTGTTCGGGGACACCTCCTTCCTCAGCAACCACGGTGGGTCAGCCAACAGTAACAACCGGGACACTGATTCCATCTCCTCCCCTGACAACAAGATCGGAGCGTTCTTCTCCAGGACGCTCCGTCAAATCAGGAGGGGCTCGGACAACCGACCCAGAGAGGGATCCAAGGACCTGTCTCTGCCGCCTCCTCCCATTTCTCCCATCATCAAGAATGCCATCTCCCTTCCCAGGCTGGATGTGGACATGTCTAATGGGAGTCCCACCACCAAAGTGCTATTCCCCAGTTCTCAAAATAcgccagaggagaagaaaagctCTTATGGTGAGTTTGGGAATACTTTTTCTTCAAGTCTCCAGTTACTTATTATCctcaaaattacattttccGAAGGTGTGTTACGAATCAATTCCCCTTGTGGCCTGAAAATCACCTCAAACTCTACATCTCCCTTCCTCATTTCTAACTGGGATCTACGAAAAAGCTAATATGATCAGTTCACCTGTCGTCGTTGAGTCTTTTCCAGCAACTGAGTTGATAGGATTGGACTCTTAGGTTTGTGACACCACCCTGGCTCTATGAATCAGTTTTTTTCGAATTGGCTTTAATTTACTTCGGTGTTAAGGTGGAAGTACTCAGCCATGGTGCTGACCTGTAATTATCCTCAGAATATGTTTTTTATCACATAAAGGGACCAGAGAAACTTGATTTTGACTTAAATCTTCTCTAATGGATATTTTTACAACAAGTAGCTGTCTGTGTTGTGATAACAGGTACACATCATTTCTGGCTTTATGATGTATTTCCCCTAAAATAACTGAAAGAAGTTTAcagatttaattaaatcttGGATTGGATTTCCTGACACAAGCTGCATCTTATCTCCAACGAATATTTCTTGATATGATGTCATTTCTTTTATATTACCAGTTATTCAAGTATTAAGTATATTGACTAATCCCAAAATGATGcttaggtgtttttttttattaaatagccacatttaaaaacaaaaaaaacacatagtcAAAGATTAAATGAGTTAGCGTCAGTGTTTAACTGTGCTGCCTCAGGGAAACTCATCCATCAGTTCTGGACGGATTTGGTCCAGATGTCCTTATGAATCACCTTGGCTCATAATCAGCAGTACTGATAACGCACAGAGATCTAGACACAACAGACAACAAGCTGTCTGAGAGGCTGTTTAAATGACCCACATTAACACCACACTCACGGCCGAAGCAGTCTGatcttccctgtgtgtgtgtgtgtgtgtgtcgcagagtaaaaagatgattttttttaaggtttaGAAGAAAGGTTAGATTGAAGTATGTAGTGGTTAtttttagggttagggctagAATCCAGGAAATGAATATGAGTCCATGTTAAGTCCCCAACGATGACCTATGACAacgtgtttaaatgtgtgtgtgtgtgtgaatttctgAGAATATTGCTCCAGAGTTGGATGACGAGATCCAGATATTTATACAGTTAaatttacctctgccaaggaggttatgttttcatctacaTCTGCCTGATGAAGAACactgaaacttggtggaaggatgtggaaaACCCACTAAATTTGAGTgtagatccagatcaggggacaGTTctaggattttatttttcattctctaacattgtgagacgtttcacaacatttttgttgatctctcagagaataattcctggaccttaatgaaaaaaaatcaggcatgtttatgGCTGTGATTaaatccagtgaatttaaatatggtttcataaggggactgttgggcttagGCAGatgtatgagctctactgagtgacattcctGTTGTGTGTACTCTCCAGTAATTATCCATTAGgcacatggatggatggagattCTCCAGGTTTACGCTTCAGAAGCTGGTTTCACTCATGACTTCTGTCCTCTTCtctgattaaaatgtgttaatctGTGCGATCACGCCCCGTTTTCTTTGGCTGGGACAGTAAACCTCCAGACTCTTGGCCCTGACATTGAGATGTGCTGTGGTAATTTACCCGTTTGGGTCATGGAGGCAGCCGAGTGTGAGCGTGTGACTTGTTAAGTGATCTGGCAGGTCTGGATGAGTCACGCTTCTAAGAACAGAACAACTCTACTTGTCTTCGTCAGTAGACAGGATGTCCTCAGATGGGTTTATACTGCCCCCTGTTGGAGGTGTATGCTAATGTTGAATGTCAAAATATCTTTATTGTCTTAATACTCAGGTACAAaggtattattatattaaagtgtaaaaataagGTGAATATAagcatgtaaacaaaaaaaaacaaaaaaaaattgatcTAACTTTTTTCaggtaaataaaatacaatctcAAATTTATGTTATTCAaatgcagtgtctgtggtgactATCCCTCTCAATATAACAATcataactttatatttatatagcaaCTTTCAAAACAGCAGTTACAAACCGCTTCTTTTAGGTGCAACTGGTTATGGATAAAGAATCATTTATAACAATGGGATATATGCTTGGTTGCTTTCTTTACGAAAACCTCACACCATAAAACCACAACTTGTGTTTTGATCACTTAGAGTCGAAGAGGTGCTGCTTGGCACGTTTCTAGTTGTTTCCCCTTCACTTCCAGTCTTTTTGTTAAGCTAATCATCCCCTGGCTGTAGCTTGATACCGTCCTTACACACATGGGAGTGCTATCGTTTGTCTCGCCTAAcctcaaaatgttgaaatattccTATGTAATGTAGCGGAGACAGAAAACCTCAGCCTTGATTTCATGTttcaatgtctgtgtgtgtccctcaggtCTGGAGTCCGGCTTCGTCACTCTGCCTCGTCTCTCCCGCTCGGAGCGTCAGCAgccctccatctccctccccaCTTCCTGCTCCCCCAACATCCACCGAGGCTCCCTGACCGACCCCACGGACGCCATCTTGTCCACCTGCTCTGCTACGATTGTGACCTCTCACGCCAAACCTGCCACCAGCACCGCCACCGCCTACTCTGACTcgctcccctccctcacctccctGGACaccttcacctttgacctcgGCCCCTCCCTCATGAGCGAGGTGTTTGGCCTGATCGACGGCCACCCGGAGGAGCACAGCCATGCCTGGGAACGAGAGGAGGTGGGTTCAGCAGGTGGGCTGACCAATGAGGGATCGGAGATGGACTCAGCCACTATCTCATACGTGGACTCCCTGCTGAGGGAGGACTGTGGTGGCAGGAAGAGCCCACATGCAGTCGactgggaggaagaggaaactgtAGTGGAGGAGAACGAAGTCGGGCTCTCTGTTAAAGTGCCTGATGTGGTGATGGGGTCTCCTGAACGAGCGAGGTTGGGAATGGGGATGGAAAGTGAGCGGTTCCAGAGCGCTACGGATATGCTCGCACGCCATTATGGCGTTGGCCACTTAAAGGGACAGAGCAGGGTGGAGGCTGCTGACTCAGAGATGATGAGCATCAGCCAGCACAAGAAGAAAATGTCTTACAGTTACATGGACGACGAGGACGAAATCAAAGTCTGAGCTGAGCAAATCAGAGAAATTTCATTTaactaaaacatttgattcttCTGCAATTCCAATCAATTCAATCATCTAAAATGTTGCAATGGTCAACGAGGCTGGCTCTGTTGACAGGACGACCATAAATACATCAACCTGCATTCAGTCTCCTTCATACTGCATCTTTTACCTTTATAAAACTATTCTTCGAGGATGTACAATTTTGATACCTGTGGCTGAATGTATTTTAAAGGAGTGAAAGACTCAATGCTGCAAGTTTCCAAGCTCAGCAGAGAAAGGAAGACTGTGTTTTCCCAAaaagactgaaatgaaaaaaaagagtggaAAGAGAGGATGTACCATAGAATGTGAGATGGGATAAAGGTTGGAGGAAACATTATAAAACCTGTCATTCACTTTATACATACGATAATACACATGTCCTCACACAAGAGGGGAAATTATTCTCTATGCAAGTTCGTCTCTgatgagcagacagagaggacatTAGAAAAATAGATTTAATCTTGCTACAACCCTTTGCCGTCACTACAATCTCTCGTCAGCTTTTCACTCAGGAATAAAATACCAGgaatgaaaaaaaagggaagagaactCATGAGAGATCTGGAATCTCAGGATCAACCTCAGACAAAAGATAAACCACAGAAACTTGTCAGCTGTTGAACTGCTTGGACTGAGGGAATATGACGACAAGTTAATACCGGCGTTTGCTTGAAGCAATTAAAGCCTCaatcatatacagtatatgttcaTTTTATGTTGCAAACCTTTTCTTTAGATACTCAGTGCACCTTTTATCATAAAATGAATATGAAGTCCGACTCCTGTATTGATTTTTATAGAAGAACTGTCAtttatatattcttttataCAACTCGAAGATATCAACTGACCTCCTATAAATATGTACTTACAGTATGAGCACCTGCAGCACATAGTGCAATTCACTTCCATATGCTGCAGTCAGTACCAATGATATAATACGATGATATAATTTgacaataaacatgtttttaatgaggctgaatatggttttatttacatgtgttcTCATGTATAACATGTTTCTTATCTGCAGTACTGATCTGAAATCCTGAAAGattaaaagtcaaagagctAAAAGCAGCAGAAGCCACAGAAATCTGATGAAAATGACATGAATTCAAATTGACCACAGCCATCATCCTTTCTGTGAAAAACAGACTTTGGGTGGAGTTTCATTTAACAACAGTCAAACCTCACTTCAGCCTTGAGGTCCATTAAATCATTTGCCAGCTTAAATGAACACTGTGATGGTGTAGATTTATGGAAAAATACAacctaaaaacatttttaaaaaactggcAGACTTTTTTTGGATGTGGATTCATTTATTGCTTtagatatttttgttttaaccaaAAAGACATTGCATTCTTGGAAATATCGGACATcaatagacaaataaataaatggtacCGGTTATGGAAAACATGGGCAGAACcaaaaaatgcaaatataaaatacatccTGGAAGGCACTGAACAGCACAATAACAATGTTGAACAATAGGGAGGACGTGTTTCTAACGTCTTTCACGGTGCTACAGAGGGAACTTCTTTGGCCTGTGATGGTGGAGGAAGTGGTGGAGGGCATTTTGGTGCTCTGAGTCCAGGCTTTTTCGGTGGAGGCTTTTTCAGGGCGGCTGCCTGAGCTCTGGGTGCGGGTATTGGCTGGGTCCCAGTCTCTGCGGCCGCTTTGGCTGTGGCTGGGTGTGGAGGGGCCTGAAGCTTGGGAGGCCCAGGGGCTTTCGGCTGCTTGGAGAACTGAACCGTCACGTCGCTAGCTTTGTTCATGCAGAAGGATATTTTTGCTGTATAAAAGTGGGAATATAAGGAAGAGACTGATCAGGGTGTgtccatagactgtaaataaacatggtctccacttcctttcactatccagaagtgaagccaaaatatcctggatatgaatgctgccatcttctgCAATTGGAGCAAGAGTCTGCACAGCTGCAATACACACACTAGAACAATGGCGAGTCCTTCTCAGCGGTccatcatgatgttttcacactcatcaattaattaattaaaaccaaataaattAGGGGAAAATGAAAACTTGGACAAACATAAGTGTGATAAGAAGTACCTGAAATGATAGAAattttaatttagaaaaatgtatttgatgtgtactttgactttttagtttggtcgttctcccatccacttacatggatGATGCAtggtttatgagctatactgtagccagccaccaggtggagaTTGATTCTATACAGTTCTTTTCAGAAAGCAGAAATTAATGTTTCTTCTACTGTCCACTAAATGAACCTTTGATGGTAAAAATTTTAACCTTTTCTTACCTTACTAccttatgaaatgtttttagttCAAACATCGCTATAATTTCTAATTGAAGAAACAACATAATCTTCTTACAGACAAAAAATGAATTCTGCTGAAGC is a window of Paralichthys olivaceus isolate ysfri-2021 chromosome 21, ASM2471397v2, whole genome shotgun sequence DNA encoding:
- the cdc42ep1a gene encoding cdc42 effector protein 1: MNLQEKLSGLKGLVSHSHSKRRFKSDLTVEMISPPLGDFRHTMHVGRGGDVFGDTSFLSNHGGSANSNNRDTDSISSPDNKIGAFFSRTLRQIRRGSDNRPREGSKDLSLPPPPISPIIKNAISLPRLDVDMSNGSPTTKVLFPSSQNTPEEKKSSYGLESGFVTLPRLSRSERQQPSISLPTSCSPNIHRGSLTDPTDAILSTCSATIVTSHAKPATSTATAYSDSLPSLTSLDTFTFDLGPSLMSEVFGLIDGHPEEHSHAWEREEVGSAGGLTNEGSEMDSATISYVDSLLREDCGGRKSPHAVDWEEEETVVEENEVGLSVKVPDVVMGSPERARLGMGMESERFQSATDMLARHYGVGHLKGQSRVEAADSEMMSISQHKKKMSYSYMDDEDEIKV